Proteins found in one Salmo salar chromosome ssa26, Ssal_v3.1, whole genome shotgun sequence genomic segment:
- the dpep1 gene encoding dipeptidase 1 has product MLSGGSVWGTLLVLSCALKLSLTQDEHMNNALRLMSETPLIDGHNDLPWQLRMKFNNQLNKVDLYTLNNTHTNIPKIREGRLAAQFWAAYVPCDTQYKDAARQTLEQIDVIHRMCMKYPEAFMFATSSKDILDAFSQNRTASLIGVEGGHSLDSSLGTLRTMYHLGVRYLTLTHSCNTPWADNWLVDSGAEPSQHNGLSEFGKQLIFEMNRIGMLIDLAHVSEKVMNQVLELSKAPVIFSHSSAYAVCPHKRNVPDDVLRKVQDNKGIVMVNFYNDYVTCSNTANLSQVADHFDHIKNVAGHSIIGFGGDYDGVGRVPVGLEDVSKYPALVAELLRRGWTDAEVKAALGDNLLRVFREVERVRDSLNGTAPDDLPIPYEEVKNDCRTSYGYPVPNPDSAGTILSLSPLALVLTLTLSSLLSWSL; this is encoded by the exons ATGTTGTCTGGAGGTAGTGTATGGGGGACTCTGCTGGTACTGTCCTGTGCTCTCAAACTCTCCTTGACACAGGATGAACACATGAACAACGCACTGAGGCTAATGTCAGAGACACCACTGATTGATGG CCATAATGATCTGCCCTGGCAGTTGAGGATGAAGTTTAACAACCAGCTGAATAAAGTGGATCTGTACAccctcaacaacacacacaccaacatcccCAAGATCAGGGAGGGACGACTGGCAgcacag TTCTGGGCAGCATATGTACCATGTGACACTCAGTACAAAGATGCAGCCAGACAAACTCTGGAGCAGATTGACGTCATCCACAGAATGTGCATGAAATACCCAGAAGCCTTCATGTTTGCTACTAGCAGCAAAG ATATCCTGGATGCCTTTAGTCAGAACAGGACAGCCAGTCTGATCGGGGTGGAAGGAGGACACTCTTTGGACAGCAGCCTGGGCACCCTGCGCACCATGTACCACCTGGGGGTCCGCTACCTCACCCTCACCCACAGCTGCAACACACCATG GGCAGATAATTGGCTCGTGGATTCGGGAGCCGAGCCATCGCAGCACAATGGACTGTCTGAGTTCGGCAAG CAACTGATATTTGAGATGAACCGCATTGGGATGTTGATTGACTTGGCCCACGTGTCAGAGAAAGTGATGAACCAGGTTCTAGAGCTGTCCAAAGCCCCAGTCATCTTCAGCCACTCCTCTGCCTACGCTGTGTGCCCACACAAGAGGAACGTCCCTGACGACGTCCTGAGGAAGGTG CAAGACAATAAAGGAATTGTCATGGTGAACTTTTACAACGACTACGTCACATGCAGCAATACAGCCAACCTATCACAGGTGGCAG ATCACTTTGACCACATAAAGAACGTGGCTGGACACAGTATCATTGGTTTTGGTGGAGATTATGATGGAGTGGGCAG GGTACCGGTGGGGCTGGAGGACGTGTCTAAGTACCCTGCTCTGGTGGCAGAgctgctgaggagaggatggacagatgctGAGGTGAAAGCTGCTCTGGGGGACAACCTGCTCAGAGTGTTCAGAGAGGTGGAGCGT GTACGAGACAGCCTGAATGGTACGGCTCCAGATGATCTGCCCATACCTTATGAAGAAGTGAAAAACGACTGCAGGACCAGCTATGGCTACCCTGTCCCCAACCCAGACAGTGCTGGGACGATTCTCTCCCTCAGCCCTCTGGCCCTGGTACTAACACTGACTCTGAGTAGCCTGCTGTCCTGGTCTCTATAA